The genomic DNA GTGCCAGTGCCCCTTTAGCTCAAATCCTTTCTCTTGAAGGGTTGCAAACGGATATTGGAACACATGGGGATAGCTCGCCATGTCGTCAAACTTTGCTAATTTATTCTTTCCCATAATGCAAAGGTAATATAATTACACGTAAAAAGACTATAACCTGCTAGGCAATTATTCGATCAGGTTATCGTCCCAATCATGCATAAAAAAAGAGATACTCTTGTGAAGTATCTCTCTCTTTCGCTCTTCCTCTTGGACTTGAACCAAGGACCCTCTGATTAACAGTCAGATGCTCTAACCAACTGAGCTAAGGAAGAATATGTCTTTTTCAGTCTTTCCCGATGCCTTTTTTTGCTCTTCCTCTTGGACTTGAACCAAGGACCCTCTGATTAACAGTCAGATGCTCTAACCAACTGAGCTAAGGAAGAATATGTCTTTTTCAGTCTTTCCCGATGCCTTTTTTTGCTCTTCCTCTTGGACTTGAACCAAGGACCCTCTGATTAACAGTCAGATGCTCTAACCAACTGAGCTAAGGAAGAATTTATTTCTTTCAGTTCGGGACTTATTAATCCCTTTCTGAATTTGCACTGCAAAAGTAGAGGTTCTTTTTGAAATATGCAATATCTTTGCGAAAAAAAATAGAAAAAATGAATACGATTGGATTAGGAAACGCTTTGGTAGACGTTCTGCTGAAGCTTGAGAACGATGATGTACTGGCGGAAGTAGGCATACAGAAAGGCGCAATGGATATGATCAACCAGGAGCAGATGATTAAAATCCGTAAATCGCAGGAAGGCCTTGAACGCAGTCAGGCACCGGGAGGTTCAGTATGCAATACCATGCGTGCGATGGCTATTTTGGGAGCAAAAGCAGGATTTATAGGTAAGATCGGATCCGATTCTGTAGGTGAGTATTATGAAGAGGCTTTGAAAAAAGCGAATGTCTCTCCCTATTTTGCCAAGACAGACGGTATTTCCGGTAGCTGCACAGTTCTGATTTCTCCCGATGGCGAGCGTACGATGGGAACCTTCCTCGGACCGGCCCCGACGATCACGCCGGATGAGATAACGGAAGAGATGCTTTCCGCTTACCAATGTATTTATATCGAAGGCTATCTGTTGGTGAACGAAGAACTGGTGCGCACTACTATGCAGAAAGCGAAAAAGTTAGGATTGAAGGTTGCCCTCGATCTATCTAACTTCAATATCGTGAATGCTTTCCGGGGGCTATTAGACGATATTATCCCTGAATATGTCGATATCCTTTTCTCCAACGAAAGCGAAGCGGAAGCCTTTACCGGGCTGAAAGCACACGAAGCGGTCAAGGTCCTTTCAGAACAGGTAGAGATTTCTTTAGTCACTTTAGGAAAAGAAGGCGCTCTGGTGGGAAGCAAGGGACAGGTTATCGCTGTTCCGGCGGAAGGCGGCAAACCGGTCGACACGACGGGAGCCGGCGACCACTTTGCCGCCGGATTCCTTTACGGACAGTCGGTCGGTGCGACTTTGGAGCAGTCGGCACGTATCGGATCGCTTTTGGCCGGTTACATAATTGATGTTATCGGGGCGCAGATACCGGATGATAAATGGGAACAAATAAAGTTAAAAGTAAATAGTATATTGTCCTGACAAGCGTTTATTATATACATTTACGTCGTTAATTAACTAAATATTCTATGTATAAACAACGAGAGAAAATAATAGTTCTTTTTAGTTTGCTGCTTCTGTTAGGAGGCGTGATTCCCGGACAGGCACAGAAAGACAATCGTTTCGAGGTCAGTAAGAACCTGGATATCTTTAACGCTCTGGTAAAAGAGGTGGAAATGTTTTATGTGGATTCGGTCGACGTCGAGAAAACGGTGCGTCGGGGTATCGATGCCATGTTAGGCGGCTTGGACCCTTATACCGAATACTACCCGGAGCAGGAAATGGATAAACTGAAATTCATGACGACCGGCGAATATGGCGGTATCGGTTCTTATATCCGTGAACGGAAAGAAGGCGGTGTCTATATTATTGAGCCGTTTGAAGGGATGCCGGCTGCTTTGGCAGGATTGAAAGCGGGCGACCGCATTCTGGCTATCGATACGGTGGATGTGACCGACAAATCTTCGGATGAGGTGAGTGCCCTGTTGAAAGGTGTCCCCAATACGAAAATGGTATTGAAGATACAGAGTCCGTATGACAAGAAACCGCGTGAAGTGGAACTGGTGCGTAGGCAGATTTTGGAAAATCAGGTTACTTATTATGGTGTGCGTGGTGATAGCGTAGGCTATATCTATTTGAAGGGTTTTACAGATAAGAGTGCGCAGGAAGTAAAAAATGCGTTTGAAGACTTGAAAAAGAACCATCATATAAAATCACTGATTCTGGACTTGCGTAACAATGGCGGCGGTTTGTTGGAAAGCGCTACGCAAATAGTCGGTATGTTCGTCCCGAAGGGGAAAGAAGTGGTTTCGACAAAAGGGAAGATCAGCCAGTGGGACCGCACTTACCGGACACCGGGCGAACCTCTCGACACGGTGATGCCGATGGCTGTCCTTATTAATGGAGCCTCTGCTTCTGCTGCCGAGATCGTTTCGGGCTCTTTACAGGATATGGACCGTGCTGTGTTGATTGGACAGCGTTCTTTCGGAAAGGGACTTGTGCAGTCTCCCCGTGAACTTCCTTATAATGGAAGTGTGAAAGTGACGATGAGCAAATATTATATCCCTAGCGGCCGTTGTATCCAGCAGATGGACTATTCGCACCGGAAAGCAGATGGTAGCGTCGGGGCTATTCCAGATAGCCTGACGTCTGTATTCTATACTTCCAAAGGACGTCCCGTTCGGGATGGAGGCGGTATTACCCCTGACTTTAAAATAGAAGAACCGGAAACACCGACTATGATGTTCTATTTGGTGACAGACTTTCTCTTGACGGACTTTGTCGCCGAATGGTCCCAGAAACATAAGAAAATCGCTCCGCCCGAAGACTTCGAGGTGACGGATGAAGATTTTGAGGCTTTCAAGCAATATGCTAAAGAAAAGAACTTCACCTATGACCGGCAGAGTGAAAAGCTGTTGAAGAACTTGAAAGAAGTGGCTAAGTTTGAAGGTTACATGGATAATGATTCTACCATTTTCAACTCTTTGGAAGCTAAACTGACTCCGGACTTGGATCGGGATTTCGACCGCAACAAGGATCAGATTAAGAAACTGTTGACTTCCGAGATTATGAAACGTTATTATTTCCAGAAAGGCGAGTTGATAAACAGCTTGAAGGAAGATGATGTTTTGGATAAGGCGCTAGAAGTGTTGGGTGATCCAGCATTATACCAGCAGACATTGGAAGCGCCGGGAAAGGTAGAGAAAACGGCTACATTATAATCGAGGTAAGAGACTTGCCATGAAGAGTGCTTTGAAGTTGCTTGTGTTTTTGGGCATCGGATGTTTGATCGGCATTGTTTTGGTGTGTGCCGGTATCGTGTCGTTTACGGATATGACATGGAATGAACTGGTGCAGAAGCTGGCCAAGATAGAGGCGCTTGAGGTGGTGGGGATATTTGCCGGGAGCATCGTTTGTACGTTGGTCGCTTTTATTTTGCAAATTGTTTTGCATGAAGGAGGCCATTTGCTTTTCGGGCTGCTCTCCGGCTATCGTTTTGTCTCTTTCCGTATTTTCAATTGGACGCTGATTCGCCAAGAAGGGAAATTCCGTTTGAAGCGTTTCGGCATCGCGGGGACAGGTGGACAATGCCTGATGCTCCCGCCTGACAAGCCTTTGGAAGAGATCCCTGTTGCGCTTTACCATTGGGGAGGCGTTATTGTCAATATGTCGGTAGCGCTTTTGGCTTTTGTGGTTTGGTATGTGGTGGAAGATCCTTCTCCTCTGCTGGCACAATTCCTGGTTATGATGTGTTTTGCCGGTGTGTCGTTGGGATTGCTCAATGGCATCCCGTTCAAGAGGGGAATTACTAATGATGCGGCCAATGTACGTTTGATGAGGAAGTACCCGAAGAGTAAAAAGGCGATGATAGTCCAGCTGCGCGTCAATGCCTGTATACAAGAAGGTATCCGGATAAAGGATATGCCGGAAGAGTGGTTTGCTTGGGTGGATGACATTGATTACGGGGAACCGATGCAACTGAATATCCGTTTGCTGCAAGTAGGGCGACTGCTGGATTTAGGGCAAATGGAAGAGGCCTATGTTGCATTGGAAGAGATTGCAAGACACAAGGGGGAGATGATCGGGCTTTTGGCGAAAGAGGTGGTTTGCGAACTCATCTATTTGGATCTGGTGACTGGGCATAACCGATGGGCAGATACGTTATACACGAAAGAAATAGAACTTTACGTCCGGCAATACCGTGTTTTGATGTCTTCAAAACAGCGTTTTCTCTGTGCTTGGGCACTTTATAAGGAGCGAGATCGGGAGAAAGCGTTGGCAATCTATAAAAATGTAGTCCAAAAGCAAACTCAATATCTGTTGCTGGGGGAAGTGAAGATGGATATCGCCATGATGGAGGCAATGTTTCATCCTGCTTAATTGGCAAACCGGATGTGCAGCACGATCATTTCTGATACAGTACCGACCCGGTAGGGAGGTCCGGCTATCCCGATGCCGGAAGATACATAGAACTGGACCGGCCCTTTCTTATGGTAGCCATACGGACATTCATAGATCAATTTCATTACGAGGGGGTAAGGCCATAGCTGTCCGTTATGGGTATGTCCGTGGAGTCCGAGATCCACACCGTTCATTGTCATTTCGGCGAACGACCAGGGTTGATGATCCAATACGATGATCGGTTTGGTTGTGTCTATGCCTGCCATGAGTACATGTAACGGCTTTCTTTTCTTGTTGATATGGTCGTCCCGTCCGATCAGATAGAATGAAGAGTCCGGACGTGCAACGGAATCGATCAGAAGCGTCGCCCCTGTTTTCTTCAGCCAACGGTATTTGGCTATGCGGTTGGCGCGATACTCATGGTTGCCATAAACCACATACACGCCTAATGGGGCTTTCAGTTGTTTCAAATCCTCTTCGATATGTGCTTTTTCGGCAAAGCGTGATTCATAATCCATGATATCGCCTACTAGGACGACCAGGTCGGGATGTTGTGCGTTGCTCATCTTCACGTATCGCTGTACCAGTTCCTTACCGATCATTTCTCCGATATGGAGGTCGCTCATCATGACAATCGTCATGCTGTCACGGTCGCTACTTCCTTTGGGTAGGGTGACATATACATCTTTGACAACCGGATAGGCGACGACATGGTAAGCATGAAACATCAGGCCGGTAACGATTGCCATGACTAAAAAGAACAGGACCAGTTTCGTTTGTTTCCAGTGGCTCGTAATCCAGCCGGGAAACCAATGGAAGAAACGGTTGCTAAGCCGGAGCACTTCCAGACCCAATAGGGATAGCGTGATATAAATAGATGCGATATACCAGGTGTTACAGATATATTGGATGGCAATCATGACAGAGTCCGGCAATACATTGCGGAACGTAAATCCGAAAAAGAAGATTGATAATTCAAGGATAAAAAACAAGATATAAGGAATCCTCCAACTCTTTTTGGGGGGAATTGCCTGATACCCTCGCCAGAAGATGTAAGGATTCAGTAATATCTGTGCTACTATCGATTGAATGAAAACTTTCATGTCTGCAAACTATTTACAGGTAATGTTGAATACGACAAGCTCGCTGTCGGTACCTATCCTGAAAGGTGGTCCCCAAAGCGATAGTCCGGAGGAAACGTATATGTGGCTGTTTCCCCACTTACGGTAACCATAACTTTGATCGAACAGATGGTCGGTAATGAGACTGACCGGCCATACCTGTCCACGATGCGTATGTCCGCTGAACTGAAGGTCGATGCCCGCATTTTCCGTATCCGACAAGTTGTACGGTTGATGATCCAAAAGGATAACAGGTTTTGCCGGATCAATGTTTTTCACCAGTTCTTGCAGGGATAACCGGGATTTATTGCTGCGGTCGTCCCGTCCGATTATTTGTATACCGCCAGGCAATGTTACGACATTGTCTCTCAATAGGCGGATCGGCGTTTCATTTATGAATTGCATACTCTTCCGTATGCCGCTGATGTATTCATGATTTCCAGGAACCATATAGATTCCCAAAGGTGCTTTCAATTCAGCCAGTTCCTCCATCATCTTTTCTTCATAAAGGGGAACTACGCTGTTGTCGATCAAGTCGCCGCCTATCAGGATCAGATCCGGTTTCTGCGCGTTGATCATCTCGACATATTGTTTGAGTTCTTTCTTGTCTGTCCCGTACCCTAAATGAACGTCGCTGACGGAAACGACTTTCAACGGCTGTTCATTATGAACCGTCTGCTTGTTGATAACTATGTTGAAAACTTCTGTTTTCGGATGTTGGTAGTTATAGTATCCATAGCTTAATAGGCTAAGTGTCAGAAATAAGGA from Parabacteroides merdae ATCC 43184 includes the following:
- a CDS encoding adenosine kinase, yielding MNTIGLGNALVDVLLKLENDDVLAEVGIQKGAMDMINQEQMIKIRKSQEGLERSQAPGGSVCNTMRAMAILGAKAGFIGKIGSDSVGEYYEEALKKANVSPYFAKTDGISGSCTVLISPDGERTMGTFLGPAPTITPDEITEEMLSAYQCIYIEGYLLVNEELVRTTMQKAKKLGLKVALDLSNFNIVNAFRGLLDDIIPEYVDILFSNESEAEAFTGLKAHEAVKVLSEQVEISLVTLGKEGALVGSKGQVIAVPAEGGKPVDTTGAGDHFAAGFLYGQSVGATLEQSARIGSLLAGYIIDVIGAQIPDDKWEQIKLKVNSILS
- a CDS encoding zinc metalloprotease; amino-acid sequence: MKSALKLLVFLGIGCLIGIVLVCAGIVSFTDMTWNELVQKLAKIEALEVVGIFAGSIVCTLVAFILQIVLHEGGHLLFGLLSGYRFVSFRIFNWTLIRQEGKFRLKRFGIAGTGGQCLMLPPDKPLEEIPVALYHWGGVIVNMSVALLAFVVWYVVEDPSPLLAQFLVMMCFAGVSLGLLNGIPFKRGITNDAANVRLMRKYPKSKKAMIVQLRVNACIQEGIRIKDMPEEWFAWVDDIDYGEPMQLNIRLLQVGRLLDLGQMEEAYVALEEIARHKGEMIGLLAKEVVCELIYLDLVTGHNRWADTLYTKEIELYVRQYRVLMSSKQRFLCAWALYKERDREKALAIYKNVVQKQTQYLLLGEVKMDIAMMEAMFHPA
- a CDS encoding metallophosphoesterase: MPTFFVVLISIYLAGNIYIFRRGAQALVAQPFGVKVLLAVLFWCGALAFIGSFLARNTKLPVVLAHTAHEIGTGWLVFTLYMVLCLIIFDLFRLFNFPCKYGFYISLFLTLSLLSYGYYNYQHPKTEVFNIVINKQTVHNEQPLKVVSVSDVHLGYGTDKKELKQYVEMINAQKPDLILIGGDLIDNSVVPLYEEKMMEELAELKAPLGIYMVPGNHEYISGIRKSMQFINETPIRLLRDNVVTLPGGIQIIGRDDRSNKSRLSLQELVKNIDPAKPVILLDHQPYNLSDTENAGIDLQFSGHTHRGQVWPVSLITDHLFDQSYGYRKWGNSHIYVSSGLSLWGPPFRIGTDSELVVFNITCK
- a CDS encoding metallophosphoesterase; the encoded protein is MKVFIQSIVAQILLNPYIFWRGYQAIPPKKSWRIPYILFFILELSIFFFGFTFRNVLPDSVMIAIQYICNTWYIASIYITLSLLGLEVLRLSNRFFHWFPGWITSHWKQTKLVLFFLVMAIVTGLMFHAYHVVAYPVVKDVYVTLPKGSSDRDSMTIVMMSDLHIGEMIGKELVQRYVKMSNAQHPDLVVLVGDIMDYESRFAEKAHIEEDLKQLKAPLGVYVVYGNHEYRANRIAKYRWLKKTGATLLIDSVARPDSSFYLIGRDDHINKKRKPLHVLMAGIDTTKPIIVLDHQPWSFAEMTMNGVDLGLHGHTHNGQLWPYPLVMKLIYECPYGYHKKGPVQFYVSSGIGIAGPPYRVGTVSEMIVLHIRFAN
- a CDS encoding S41 family peptidase; the encoded protein is MYKQREKIIVLFSLLLLLGGVIPGQAQKDNRFEVSKNLDIFNALVKEVEMFYVDSVDVEKTVRRGIDAMLGGLDPYTEYYPEQEMDKLKFMTTGEYGGIGSYIRERKEGGVYIIEPFEGMPAALAGLKAGDRILAIDTVDVTDKSSDEVSALLKGVPNTKMVLKIQSPYDKKPREVELVRRQILENQVTYYGVRGDSVGYIYLKGFTDKSAQEVKNAFEDLKKNHHIKSLILDLRNNGGGLLESATQIVGMFVPKGKEVVSTKGKISQWDRTYRTPGEPLDTVMPMAVLINGASASAAEIVSGSLQDMDRAVLIGQRSFGKGLVQSPRELPYNGSVKVTMSKYYIPSGRCIQQMDYSHRKADGSVGAIPDSLTSVFYTSKGRPVRDGGGITPDFKIEEPETPTMMFYLVTDFLLTDFVAEWSQKHKKIAPPEDFEVTDEDFEAFKQYAKEKNFTYDRQSEKLLKNLKEVAKFEGYMDNDSTIFNSLEAKLTPDLDRDFDRNKDQIKKLLTSEIMKRYYFQKGELINSLKEDDVLDKALEVLGDPALYQQTLEAPGKVEKTATL